The Ruminococcaceae bacterium BL-4 region CGGCAAAGGTTTTGCGCGGTGAAGCAAAGATCGGTGAAATGCCTATTGAATACCAGGAAAATTACGATATTTCCTACAACAGCGCTACTGCAAAGCTGCTCGGTATTACGCTGCCCGAAAAGATCACAAAAGGGCAAGATGTCTCCAGTGCTTCTTAACATACAGAAAAACTAGATCTGCACTTTCGGGCGGTGGGGAAACTCACCGCCCGAAAGCGCAAAAAATCAATGATATCGGGGTTATAGAATATGGATATTTCAAACTTACTGGGTGCCGTTCACGGCGCAGCCGCGCAGGGGATTTTATGGGGCATCATGACTTTAGGCGTTTACATTACCTTTCGGGTACTGGATTTTGCCGATCTGACGGTAGATGGTTCTTTCGCAACCGGCGGTGCAATTTCCGCCATTTTAACTGCAAAGGGCATGAACCCGTTTTTGTCACTTTTGATGGCACTTTTAGGTGGAATGGTCTGCGGATTTTTAACAGGTTTTCTCAATACCAAAATGAAAATCCCGGGGATCTTAGCCGGCATTCTTACTATGACTGCTCTTTATTCCATCAACCTGCACATTATGGGAGAAAAGGCAAATATTCCGCTTTTAGGCGTTGATACCGTTGATATGAAGGTAGAAGCAATGCTGCCCGGAGTTTCCAAATATAATTGTGAACTGCTTCTCGGCGGTATTATTGCCGCGATTATTATTGCTTTGATGTATTGGTTTTTCGGCACCGAAATCGGCTGCTCTATCCGCGCTACCGGCAACAATCCCTACATGGTACGTTCTTTGGGCGTCAACACAGACACCATGACCATTCTGGCATTGGTTCTCTCCAATGGCCTTGTTGGTCTTTCCGGTGCCCTTGTCGCACAGGTACAGGGATTTGGTGATGTCAGCATGGGAATTGGCACCGTTGTAATCGGTCTTGCTTCTGTCATTATCGGCGAAGTATTGCTCGGACATCACCTCAGCTTTATTGCACGGCTCATCGCTATGCTGGGAGGTTCTGTTGTTTACCGCATCATTATTGCTTTGGTCCTTTTTATGGGCCTCAAATCACAGGACATGAAACTGCTTTCTTCCATCATCGTGGCGCTGGCACTTTTCTTCCCAACATTGAAAAAGAAAGTCCAAATATGGTCTGCACGCCGCAAAGAAAAACTTCCGCCGCCGCTTGTTCCTGACCGCGCAGTGGAAGACAGCATCGATGATTCAGATAAAGATCCGGACGAAATCGATCAAAAAGAGTAAGGAGGAATGCCAGATGTTAACACTTAAAAATGTATGTAAAACATTTAATAAAGGAACCGTCAATGAAAAGAAAGCGCTAATTGGCATTGATCTCCATCTCAACCCTGGAGATTTCGTTACCATTATCGGCGGAAACGGTGCCGGAAAAAGCACCTTATTAAATTTAATTGCAGGTGTTTTTCCCTGCGACAGCGGTTCG contains the following coding sequences:
- a CDS encoding Branched-chain amino acid ABC transporter, permease protein, which translates into the protein MDISNLLGAVHGAAAQGILWGIMTLGVYITFRVLDFADLTVDGSFATGGAISAILTAKGMNPFLSLLMALLGGMVCGFLTGFLNTKMKIPGILAGILTMTALYSINLHIMGEKANIPLLGVDTVDMKVEAMLPGVSKYNCELLLGGIIAAIIIALMYWFFGTEIGCSIRATGNNPYMVRSLGVNTDTMTILALVLSNGLVGLSGALVAQVQGFGDVSMGIGTVVIGLASVIIGEVLLGHHLSFIARLIAMLGGSVVYRIIIALVLFMGLKSQDMKLLSSIIVALALFFPTLKKKVQIWSARRKEKLPPPLVPDRAVEDSIDDSDKDPDEIDQKE